A genomic window from Sparus aurata chromosome 4, fSpaAur1.1, whole genome shotgun sequence includes:
- the irx6a gene encoding Iroquois homeobox protein 6a isoform X1, producing MVTKEAAMSFSQFGYPYNATSQFFVSANPSTTCCDSISRSVSDGTGGSQTAAAAAAAASFCCPSYENRLLASSRTELNAALGMYSSPYAAAAAASQNYANYFPYSTDPSAIYSTLNPQYDIKDSTGTLHSGITQTAAYYPYDHSLGQYQYDRYGTVDFNGTARRKNATRETTSTLKTWLYEHRKNPYPTKGEKIMLAIITKMTLTQVSTWFANARRRLKKENKMTWSPKNKASDDRKDDLKSDQDCVTKDSSDCKEEKDLHLSDLEDMDEDDCDKLDSDCEKVAADEQDLQRAMGVSGAPHKRDCSSELHLSLTNSFHAFPCAIKSVTTLPPLPSDFLDPVVSKATSSAGLTGTVSLSHFETSDKPRIWSLARTAASGVILSPQQHGSELRTGTSSGDCQLQSSRLTAGQCGGMRGLHEAGTESPFPEGSSLHSKVYGTGSYSHKDLQLHCSSYAAIQDTCQYSTIEGFSGGKAETQPSDLSEACGTAQDDKVTAFRPVMKR from the exons ATGGTAACAAAAGAAGCAGCTATGTCTTTCTCGCAATTTGGATACCCTTACAATGCAACTTCCCAG TTTTTCGTGTCGGCAAACCCCAGTACGACTTGCTGCGATTCGATTTCCAGGTCGGTCTCTGACGGGACAGGCGGCTCCCAGaccgccgctgccgccgccgccgccgcctccttCTGCTGCCCGTCCTACGAGAACCGGCTCCTGGCGAGCAGCCGGACGGAGCTGAACGCAGCGCTGGGGATGTACAGCTCTCCCTACGCAGCAGCGGCCGCCGCCAGCCAGAACTACGCCAACTACTTCCCCTACAGCACGGACCCATCCGCTATCTACTCCACTCTG aACCCACAGTACGACATTAAGGACAGCACGGGCACTTTACACTCTGGCATCACTCAAACGGCTGCATACTACCCTTACGACCACTCACTCGGACAGTATCAATATGACAg ATACGGGACGGTCGACTTCAATGGCACAGCCAGAAGAAAGAACGCGACCCGTGAAACCACCAGCACCCTGAAAACATGGTTGTACGAGCACCGCAAGAACCCCTACCCCACCAAGGGGGAGAAGATCATGCTGGCCATCATCACCAAAATGACCCTCACCCAAGTGTCCACCTGGTTCGCCAACGCCCGGAGGAGGCTAAAGAAGGAGAACAAGATGACCTGGTCGCCAAAGAACAAGGCCAGCGACGACAGGAAGGACGACCTCAAGAGCGACCAAGACTGTGTCACCAAAG ATTCTAGTGATTGCAAGGAGGAGAAGGACCTGCACCTCAGCGATCTGGAGGACATGGACGAGGACGACTGTGACAAGCTGGACAGTGACTGTGAAAAGGTGGCTGCAGACGAGCAGGACCTGCAGAGGGCCATGGGGGTGTCCGGGGCCCCTCACAAGAGAGACTGCAGCTCGGAGCTGCACCTGAGTTTGACCAACAGCTTCCACGCGTTCCCCTGCGCCATCAAAAGCGTCaccaccctccctcctctcccgtCCGACTTCCTGGATCCCGTGGTGTCCAAGGCGACCTCTTCGGCCGGCCTAACGGGGACGGTGTCCCTGTCACACTTTGAAACGTCGGATAAGCCTCGGATTTGGTCTCTGGCTCGCACGGCCGCCTCGGGGGTCATACTGAGCCCTCAGCAGCACGGCTCGGAGCTGAGGACAGGCACCTCGAGCGGGGATTGCCAGCTCCAGAGCAGCAGGCTTACTGCTGGACAGTGCGGGGGCATGAGAGGCCTCCATGAAGCCGGTACTGAGAGCCCCTTCCCCGAGGGCTCATCCTTGCACTCTAAAGTCTACGGCACTGGCAGCTACAGCCACAAGGACCTGCAACTGCACTGTTCATCCTATGCTGCAATCCAGGACACGTGTCAGTACTCCACCATTGAAG GGTTCTCTGGTGGCAAGGCAGAGACACAGCCATCTGACCTCAGCGAAGCCTGTGGGACGGCGCAGGATGACAAGGTCACCGCGTTCAGGCCGGTGATGAAGAGGTGA
- the irx6a gene encoding Iroquois homeobox protein 6a isoform X2: protein MQLPRSVSDGTGGSQTAAAAAAAASFCCPSYENRLLASSRTELNAALGMYSSPYAAAAAASQNYANYFPYSTDPSAIYSTLNPQYDIKDSTGTLHSGITQTAAYYPYDHSLGQYQYDRYGTVDFNGTARRKNATRETTSTLKTWLYEHRKNPYPTKGEKIMLAIITKMTLTQVSTWFANARRRLKKENKMTWSPKNKASDDRKDDLKSDQDCVTKDSSDCKEEKDLHLSDLEDMDEDDCDKLDSDCEKVAADEQDLQRAMGVSGAPHKRDCSSELHLSLTNSFHAFPCAIKSVTTLPPLPSDFLDPVVSKATSSAGLTGTVSLSHFETSDKPRIWSLARTAASGVILSPQQHGSELRTGTSSGDCQLQSSRLTAGQCGGMRGLHEAGTESPFPEGSSLHSKVYGTGSYSHKDLQLHCSSYAAIQDTCQYSTIEGFSGGKAETQPSDLSEACGTAQDDKVTAFRPVMKR, encoded by the exons ATGCAACTTCCCAG GTCGGTCTCTGACGGGACAGGCGGCTCCCAGaccgccgctgccgccgccgccgccgcctccttCTGCTGCCCGTCCTACGAGAACCGGCTCCTGGCGAGCAGCCGGACGGAGCTGAACGCAGCGCTGGGGATGTACAGCTCTCCCTACGCAGCAGCGGCCGCCGCCAGCCAGAACTACGCCAACTACTTCCCCTACAGCACGGACCCATCCGCTATCTACTCCACTCTG aACCCACAGTACGACATTAAGGACAGCACGGGCACTTTACACTCTGGCATCACTCAAACGGCTGCATACTACCCTTACGACCACTCACTCGGACAGTATCAATATGACAg ATACGGGACGGTCGACTTCAATGGCACAGCCAGAAGAAAGAACGCGACCCGTGAAACCACCAGCACCCTGAAAACATGGTTGTACGAGCACCGCAAGAACCCCTACCCCACCAAGGGGGAGAAGATCATGCTGGCCATCATCACCAAAATGACCCTCACCCAAGTGTCCACCTGGTTCGCCAACGCCCGGAGGAGGCTAAAGAAGGAGAACAAGATGACCTGGTCGCCAAAGAACAAGGCCAGCGACGACAGGAAGGACGACCTCAAGAGCGACCAAGACTGTGTCACCAAAG ATTCTAGTGATTGCAAGGAGGAGAAGGACCTGCACCTCAGCGATCTGGAGGACATGGACGAGGACGACTGTGACAAGCTGGACAGTGACTGTGAAAAGGTGGCTGCAGACGAGCAGGACCTGCAGAGGGCCATGGGGGTGTCCGGGGCCCCTCACAAGAGAGACTGCAGCTCGGAGCTGCACCTGAGTTTGACCAACAGCTTCCACGCGTTCCCCTGCGCCATCAAAAGCGTCaccaccctccctcctctcccgtCCGACTTCCTGGATCCCGTGGTGTCCAAGGCGACCTCTTCGGCCGGCCTAACGGGGACGGTGTCCCTGTCACACTTTGAAACGTCGGATAAGCCTCGGATTTGGTCTCTGGCTCGCACGGCCGCCTCGGGGGTCATACTGAGCCCTCAGCAGCACGGCTCGGAGCTGAGGACAGGCACCTCGAGCGGGGATTGCCAGCTCCAGAGCAGCAGGCTTACTGCTGGACAGTGCGGGGGCATGAGAGGCCTCCATGAAGCCGGTACTGAGAGCCCCTTCCCCGAGGGCTCATCCTTGCACTCTAAAGTCTACGGCACTGGCAGCTACAGCCACAAGGACCTGCAACTGCACTGTTCATCCTATGCTGCAATCCAGGACACGTGTCAGTACTCCACCATTGAAG GGTTCTCTGGTGGCAAGGCAGAGACACAGCCATCTGACCTCAGCGAAGCCTGTGGGACGGCGCAGGATGACAAGGTCACCGCGTTCAGGCCGGTGATGAAGAGGTGA